ggtttttcggtttttttgggggtgctTTTTGGGGATTTATTAAAgtgtatttgggtttttttttggagattCTTTGGggggtattttgtttttttcttggttatttttggggattttttttttgtatttttggggtgcctTGTGTATATTTttggggtggctctggggtgtttttggggtctctgacCCCCCGTTCCCCTCAGCCTATCGCATCCACGTGAACCAGTGCAGGGCCCTGGGAGGGTCAGGGTCAGTCTGCGGGGTTTGGGGTCGGTCCcagggggatttttggggtatttttggggtatttttgggtttttttggggtctctgatCCCCCGTCCCCCCAGCCTATCGCATCCACGTGAACCAGCGCACCGTGGCGATCCTGCTCTCGCTGAAGGAGGGGTTCAAGGTCGACATCCGCGGCAAGACCGAGCTCAAGGTGAgcccaaaacaccccaaaaccgaccgggggaccccaaaaactgaccagggaaccccaaaatatccccaaaaccAACCGGGGAGCCCCAAAAACCCACCAGGGAAccctgaaatacaaaaaaaaaacccaacagggGAAtcccaaaaaccaacaaaggAACAACAAAATAACCAAAAACCAAACGGGTAACCTCAAAATACCGCAAAACCGActgggaaaccccaaaacccctgacCCCATAACTGACCCCTGACCCCATAACTGACCCCTGACCCTATAACTGACCCATAGCTGACCCCTGACCCCATAATTGACCCctgaccccaaaactgaccccatAACAGGGTAAGGGGGTGGAGGACACCTATTGGCTGTGCACCATTGCTCCCTGACCCCATAATCCCATAACTGACCCCTGACCCTTAACTggccccaaaactgaccccTGATCCCATAACTGACCCTATAACCCTATAACTGACCCCTGGCCCCATAACTGACCCTACAACTGACCCCATAACTGACCCCTGACCCTTTAACTGACCTTATAAGTAACCCTTGACCCCATAAGTGACCCCTGACCCTATAACTGACCCTATAACTGACCCTATAACCCCTCAACTGACTCCCAACCCCGTAACTGACCCCATAACTGACCCTATAAACCAGGGTAAGGGTGTTGAGGACACCTATTGGCTCGTGGGGCGCGAGGGCTTCACCAAACCCATCCCGACCCCGCCCGACCTCCTGCCGGGGTGAGTGACGGGGTCACCGTGGGGTTGGGGGGCGGTTTTGGGGTCAGGGGTGGGTTATGGGGTCAGGGAGGGGTTATGGGGCAGTTATGGGGTCAGGGATGAGTTATGGGGCAGTTATGGGGTCAggggggcagttttggggtcagTTATGGGGTCAGGGGTGTTATTGGGTCAGTTATGGGGTCAggggggcagttttggggtcaCTTATGGGGTCAGGGGTGTTATGGGGTCAGTAATGGGGTCAGGGGGGTTATGGGGTCACTTATGGGGTCAGGGGTGTTATGGGGTCAGTTATGGGCTCAGGGGTGTTATGGGGTCAGGGGTGGTTATTGGGTCAGTTATGGGGTCAggggggcagttttggggtcagTTATGGGGTCAGGGGGGCAGTTATGGGGCACTTATGGGGTCAGGGGTGTTATGGGGTCAGTTATGGGGTCAGGGGTGTTATGGGGTCAGTAATGGGGTCAGGGGGCAGTTATGGGGTCACTTATGGGGTCAGGGGTGTTATGGGGTCAGTAATGGGGTCAGGGGGGGTTATGGGGTCACTTATGGGGTCATGGGTGTTATGGGGTCAGTAATGGGGTCAGGGGGGTGGTTATGGGGTCAGTTATGGGATCATGGGTGGTTATGGGCTCACTATAGGGTCAGGGGTGGTTATGGGGTCACTTATGGGGTCATGGGTGTTATGGGGTCAGTAATGGGGTCAGGGGTGTTATGGGGTCACTTATGGGGTCAGGGGTGTTATGGGGTCAGTAATGGGGTCAGGGGGGATGGTTATGGGGTCAGGGAGGTTTATGAGGTGTGGAgtgtggaattttggggggtttctttgggaagaaacaaaaaatcttgggggggaattttggtGGGGGGGGGACAGACACCCGAGCTCCCAAATCCAGGTAAACAATGAGGGGGTGGGGACCtgaaaatccccccaaaaattctaaataacaagcaaaaaaaaattcaaaaaccccaaaaacctcccaaaaacctcccaaaatcccacaaagCGCGAGCAACCACGGGATCAGCCTGGACGAGATCCCGGCCGAGCGGCGCCGGAAGCTGGAGAAGGCGCGGCCGGGCCAGGTGCTGAAATAGCCCCGCCCACGGCAGGTGAGACCACGCCCACATGGATAAACCACACCCAAATAAACCACGCCCACTTGGGGGCAATCCATGCCACTATAAGCCCCGCCCAGCTGAGATAAAACCCCACCCAAATAAACCACGCCCACTGGGGGGATAAACCACACCCAAATAAACTCCACCTACTGGCATAAACCCCGCCCAAATAAACCCTGCCCACCAGGATAAACCACGCCCAAATAAACCCCACCCACCGGGGATAAACCACGCCCATGTGGGTTAAACCAAGCCCCTGTAAGCCCCGCCCACCTGGTGTGCAGCCACGCCCCCAGATGTCACACAAACCACGCCCCTCATCTGACCACACCcaccccttcccctcccccgCTCATTTGCATCTCATTTGCATCTCATTTGCATGCATTGTTCCCACAGCCGCCGGCGGCCTCGCCCTGCCCCCGAGGGGCGGAGCCAGCGATGATTGGACCCCGCCCTGGTGACGTCACAGGAGGCGGAGCCCGGGCGCAACAAGGGGATGTGGGGGCGGGGCTTGGACCGGAAGGGGAGGGGCTTGGCCCTTTCAGGGATGTGCTTTGACCCAAAAGTGGGCGTGGTTTGTAATTGTGGGCGGAGCCTGGCCCTTTAAGGGGCGTGGCGTGGCTTTGTGGGCTATGCTTTCCCCAAAAAAGGGGCGTGGCTTGGCCCCCAGCAGCCAATAGGATCTCGACTCTCATGAAGGGGCGGAGCCCTCAGGGGATGTTTGTCCAATCAGAGCCCAGGCGGCCATGTTGGACCCTCAGAGCCGGCCAATGGCGGCACAGCTCCGCTCTTAAAGGGCCAGTGCGCAGGGTTGGtgtttttgtctttccttttttttttttttcgcttTTCCCGGATTTTTCCCATTCCCGAGGCTCCGCCCCCTTCCCTCGGCCCCTCCCCCGCCCCCGTAGCTCTgccctcccccctcccccctcaATAAACTCAATCCCAAAGAttttggtaggaaaaaaaaccgATTTTGGTTCAACACGGGCGCGGCCGCCGCCACCTTGGGGGGGTGTGGCCAAAGTGTCCATTTTAGGGGGTGTGGCCATGGCAGCCAttttgggatggggctgtggccatggcaGCCATGTTGGTGTTATAGCCTTGGCGGCCATCTTGGGGGTGGAGCTTTGGTGGCCATTTTGAGGGCAGGATTAAACCAAGCAGGGTCACGGCGGCCATTTTGGGGTGGGGTCACAGCAGCCATGTTGTGGGTGTGGCCGTGGCAGCCATGTTGGGGGAGGGGTCACACCGTCCACTTCAGGCACCTGTGGGGGcggggaggggcagggaaaggtCAGTATCCCAAGTATCCCGTTCCAACgaggatttttcccatttttcctgctttattcccattttcttctttatctcaTGTTTTATCCCAATTTTCCTGGATTGTTccccaggttttttttttttcccacagtttctctctttttcccccattttctcacatattttcccttttttcctgggttttcttcttatttttcctggttttttttctccatttttttgctgttttttcccttttttttttaccgCTTTcggtaaaaatatttttgggtttttatttcaatttttggggttttttgggctCTATCCCATACCTGGTGCGTGCCCAGGCAGCGGCTGCAGCAGTACCTGGCCCcgcaggtgacacaggtgtgtcCCCACTCCCACTGGcccattttttcactgttttttcccatttttttcaccgctttttcccattttttcaccgTTTTTTCCCGTTTTCCTCATTTCTAACCCCGTTTTCTCAGGGTTTTTTACCTGGTGTCCTGGTGCGTGCCCAGGCAGCGGCTGCAGCAGTACCTGGCcaggcaggtgacacaggtgtgtcCCCACTCCCACTGGCCCATTGctcatgtttttttcccattttttcaccatttttttcccattttttcatggctttttcccattttttcaccgttttttttcccattttttcaccgttttttttcccattttttcaccgctttttcccattttttcactgtttttcccattttttcaccgCTTTTTCCCGTCTTCCTCATTTCTAACCCCGTTTTCTCGGGGTTTTTTACCTGGTGTCCTGGTGGGTGCCCAGGCAGCGGCTGCAGCAGTACCTGGCcaggcaggtgacacaggtgtgtcCCCACTCCCACTGGCCCATTGctcatgtttttttcccattttttcaccgctttttcccattttttcatggctttttcccattttttcaccgttttttttcccattttttcaccgttttttttcccattttttcaccgTTTTTTCCCGTTTTCCTCATTTCTAACCCCGTTTTCTCGGGGATTTTTACCTGGTGTCCTGGTGTGTGCCCAGGCAGCGGCTGCAGCAGTACCTGGCCCCACAAGTGTGTCCCCACTCCCACCTACCCCATTGTTCATggctttttcccattttttcactgttttttcccattttttcaccgtttttttcccattttttcaccgtttttttcccgttttttcaccgctttttcccattttttcaccgCTTTTTCCCGTTTTCCTCATTTCTAACCCCGTTTTTTACCTGGTGTCCTGGTGCGTGCCCAGGCAGCGGCTGCAGCAGTACCTGGCCCCGCAGGTGACGCAGGTGTAGCCCGAGGGGAAGCCGCACACGGCGCAGAAATGGCGCTGGGGCAGCCGGgacggggcggccgcggccgaGACGTAATTGGGGCCCTCGGCCGCGCTCAGGTTCTGCGATTCCGGCAAAATTCGGGAcgtttgggggattttgggaggtgGGATTAGCACAAACCACACCCAAATCCAAAATTCAGATGCGAAATCGGCCCAAAAATCCAGGATTTAGATGCgaaatcagccccaaaatcccccaattgttccccccaattttcccaaatccacaaaaattttcccaaattccctccaaAAGCAACCacattttccaaattttctccAAATCCCCCGATTTTTCCCCAATTCCTCCAAGTTTTCACTAGATTTTCCCCAAAGATTCCCCTAATTTCCCAAAGttttcccaaaacttccccaaacctccccaaattcccccaaagtttccccaaaatttcccccagatttttccaaatatccccaaattccccaattaccccaaatttcccctaatttccccaaatttttccaaaatccccccaaatttctgcccaaatcccccaaatagtgcacaaattccccaaaattttacCAAAtctccccaatttttcccccagtttttccaaaatcccccccaaatttccccacctgctcctccagcagcgcCTGGAAGTTTTTGCGGAAGCGCAGCTTGAAATGATCGCCCCgagttttcttcttcttcttgcctggggaccccaaaaattatcccaaaaatcaccccaaaatcagccaaaatctccccaaaagTCAACccaaaaatcatcccaaaaatcaccccaaaaccatcctaaaatcacccaaaaatcgCCTCAAAACTCACCTCCAAATCATCCCAAGAATCCCCTAAAATCACCACAAAGttaccccaaaaatcacctcaAAAATCACCCCAAGATCATaccaaaatcaccccaaaaatcccttaaaatcacccaaaaatcaccGCAAAATCACtccaaaatcctccaaaaatcaCTCAAAAGTCacccccaaatcaccccaaaattgATGCACTCTGCCCTGGGATCTCCCAAAACGACTCCAAAACTgagaccccccccaaaatcctccctcaaatccccattcccgttcccaaatccctcccaaatcccGTACTGGTCTCGGCGGTGTCGCTGAAGTGCGGCAGCCGCttcccaggaccccccaaaaaccccctaaatcccccccaaatcccccccaggaccccccaggcCCCGCACCGGTCTCGGCGGTGTCGCTGAAGTGCGGCAGCCGCTTCCCGGGCCGCGGCAGCCCCGCCTGCGGGTCGTCCCCGAAGTTGTCGTTCTCCAGCGCCTCCAGCTGCCGGTGCAGCCGCCGCTGCCGCGTGGCGCCGTCCAGCACCCGCCGGGGGGCGCCCTCGGGCACGCGGGCTGCGAAAAAGGGGGGACACGGGGTCAGGGGGGCGCCCCCAAAACCGGGGGTCACCCCCCAGGAAACGGCGATCCCGGATAAAAAAGggaattgtgaaaaaaaaaaagggattccCAAAAATCGGGACCTGGTGGGGGCGCCGTCGGGCATGCGGGCTGCCCAAAAGGGGGGACACGGGGTCAGGGAGGAGCCCCAAAAATCGGGGGTCACCCCCAAAAAACGGCgatccctgaaaaaaaaataccccaacaaaaaaccaaaaatttccCCGAAAAGAACCGTGAATCTCCGCCCAAAAAACCGAAAATTCCCCCCCAGAAAAAGGGGATCCCTCCCAAAATGGAATcccgaaaaaaaaaaatcccaggaataaAAGggaattctaaaaataaaagggaattcccaaaaatcgGGACCCGGTGGGGGCGCCGTCGGGCACGCGGGCTGCCCAAAAGGGAGGACACGGGGTCAGGGAGGAGCCCCAAAAATCGGGGGTCACCCCCCAAAAAACGGCGATCCcgaataaaaaaaaaatccctccaaaaaaccaaaaattcctCGAAAAAAAACCGTGAATCTCCGCCCAAAAAACCGAAAATTCCCCCCCCAGAAAAAGGGGATCCCTCCCAAAAAGGAATCCcgaaaaaaaaaatatcccaggaaTAAAAGggaattctaaaaataaaagggattCCCAAAAATCGGGAATCCCAAAAACCGAGAATCCCCCCATCTCAAAAAAATCGGGAATTCCCCCCGAAAAAAATCGAGAATTCCCCCCAATAACCGGAATGaattcccaccaaaaaaaccgGAATCTCCTCCCAAAAAACggagaattcccaaaaatcgGGAAATTAAAAAACCGAGAATCCCCCTCTGCAAAAAAACCGCGAATTATCCCCGCCAAAAAACGGGGAATTCTCCCcgaaaaaatccaggaatgcCCCCCAAAAAATCGGGAAtctcctccaaaaaaaaaaaaaaaaaaaaaaaaaaaaaaaagggaatcgCCTAAGAAAACCGGGAATGCCCGCCCCCCAAAAAAACGGgaatttagaggaaaaaaaaccgGGAATTCCTCCGCAAAatcaggaattccttcccaaaaaacCGGGAATGGCCCCCCAAAAGTGGGAATTTCCAAAAATCCGGCCCATCCCCTCAGGAACcggtaataaaaaaaaaaaatcgggAACGGACCCCCCGCAAAACAACGGGAATGCcgaaaaaaatgggaatttcccTTCACGCCAAAAAAACGGGAATTCCAAATAAACTGGGAATTCCCGCCCCCCCAAAAAAACGGGAATGCCCAAAAAAACCGAGACCCCCAAAACCGAACCGGGACCCCAAACCGAACCGGGACCCGCAAACAGAACCGGGACCCCAAATCAGCACCGGGACCCCAAATCAGCACCAGGACCCCAAACAGAACCGGGACCCTCAGAACCGGGACCCCAAATCAGCACCGGGACCCCAAATCAGCACCGGGACCCCAAATCGGCACCGGGACCCCAAAGCAGCACCGCGACCCCAAATCAGAACCGGGACCCCAAGCAGCACCGGGACCCCAAATCAGAACCGGGACCCCAAACAGAACCGGGACCCTCAAACAGAaccgggacccccaaaaccgaacagggaccccaaatcagAACCGGGACCCGCAAACCGAACCGGGACCCCAAAGTAGCACCGGGACCCCAAATCAGCACCGGGATCCCAAATCAGCACCGGGACCCCAAAACCGaacagggaccccaaatcagCACCGGGACCCCAAACCGAACCGGGACCCCAAATCAGCACCGGGACCCCAAATCAGCACCGGGACCCTCAAACAGAACCGGGACCCCAAACCGAACCGGGACCCCAAATCAGCACCGGGATCCCAAATCGGCACCGGGACCCCAAACCGAACCGGGACCCCAAACCAGAACCAAGACCCCAAAAGAGAACCGGGACCCCAAAGCAGCACCGGGACCCCAAATCAGCCCCGGGACCCCAAATCAGCACCGGGACTCCCCGAATtaacccccaaacccctcagaaCCCCCCGGGCCCGCGCTCCCCTCACCCGACGTTTTCTTCTCCCCCATCATGAGGCGACTTCCGGCGAGCCGCTCTTCACTTCCGCCCTCTCTGAGGCAGCTTCCGCTCCCGCCTAATCCCACTTCCGCTCTCAGCCCCTGCCGCCATTTTGAGTGTGGCTAAAACGCCGGGTTTTCCTCCGCTCGCCGCCATGTTGGGTGTGGCTCTCCCCGCATTTTCACTCCTGGCAACGTGGCAGtgcccgccggccccgcccccagGCTCTGATTGGCTGAGGGGGCGGAGCGGCGGGCGCTGATTGGCTGAGGCTCTGAGGGAAAGCCACGCCCCTCGTTGTCAGCCACGCCCCCCCGCGCCATGGCCGCCCTCacgctgccgctgctgctgctgctgctgctggggagcgGCCGcgggaccccccaaacctgccccaaaaacccccaaacctgccccaaaaATTCACCCGGGACAGAGGCCGAgaccacacagagctgctccgAAAATTCACCCGGGAACGGCGGGAACAGCGGCGGGATCGAGGATGGGAATGGTGAGAGGGGAAGGGGGCGTgaggggaggggcaggagcgATGAGGGGGGAGAGGGGTCACTGAgggtggtcagtggtcactcagtggtcactggGATGGGTCAGTGGTCACTGGGATGGGGTCAGTGatcactcagtggtcactcagtggtcactgagggtggtcagtggtcactggGATGgggtcagtggtcactcagtggtcactcagtgcTCAGAGGTCaatgggggtggtcagtggtcactcagtggtcactggGATGGGTCAGTGGTCACTGGGATGgggtcagtggtcactcagtggtcactcagtggtcactcagtgcTCAGAGGTCaatgggggtggtcagtggtcactcagtggtcactggGATGGGTCAGTGGTCACTGGGATGGGGTCAGTGGTCACTTAGTGGTCACTGGGATGGGTCAGTGGTCACTGGAATGGGTTAGTGGTCAGTCAGGGGTCAGTGGTCTCTGGGAGGGatcagtggtcactcagtgcTCACTCACGGTCACTCACTGGTCACTCAGTGCTCATTAGTCACTCAAGGTCACTCAGGGTCtctcagtggtcactcagtggtcactcagtgctcactcagtggtcactcatGTTCAGGGGTCACCCAGGGTGACTCAATGGTCACTCAGGATCACTCGGTCACTCAatggtcactcagggtcactcagggtctctctcaggggtcactcagtgtcactcTGGGTCtctcagtggtcactcaggggtcactcagggtcactcagagTCACCCAAGGTCACtctggggtcactcagggtcactcagggtcactcagtgCTCACTCAGAGGTCACCCAGGGTCACTCAGTgctcactcaggggtcactcagggtcactcagggtctctcagtggtcactcaggggtcactcagggtcactcagagTCACCCAAGGTCACtctggggtcactcagggtcactcagggtcactcagtgCTCACTCAGAGGTCACCCAGGGTCACTCAGTgctcactcaggggtcactcagggtcactcagggtctctcagtggtcactcaggggtcactcagggtcaccCAGGGTCACCCAGGGTCCctggtcccagccctgtcccctccccagagcagctgctggttcTGACCGTGGCCACCGAAGCCACCGACGGCTACCGGCGCTTCCTGCGCTCGGCCCGCGCCTTCAACTACAGCGTGCAGGTGGGCACTGCGggcccctgctctgctttggtctgttttgttttgttttattttattttattttattttattttattttgttttgttttgttttgttttgttttgttttattttattttattttggtttattttggtttatttcatttattttactttattctgttttattctactttatttatttatttattttgttttatttaattctattttattttatgctatttatttattttattttattttattttattttgggttattttatttttattttattcctttttttattctattttattttttttgtcttattgcattttactttttattgtgttttattttaatttttatattttattttatagttttgttttcttttcttttatttttttttaatttttttatttaattttatttttgtcctttattttattttatttattttattttattttattttttattttattattttattttatttttttaaattttattttattttattttattttattttattttactttactttattttattttattttactttattttattttactttattttgcttaatttctctttattttttattctttatttttcccatttctcattTCCGGTTCCCATGTGCAATTTCCGGTTTCTCCCTCTCAtttcccgttcccgttcccgttccaGACCCGGGGTTTGGGTCCCCCCTGGCTCAGAGGGGACATTCCCGCAGCCCCGGGGGGATTCCAGTGTtagatttgttttctgttttacattTCCGTTTCCcgttcccatttcccatttccgTTTCCTGTTCCCGTTTCCCGTCTCTCATTTCTGGTTCCTGTTCCCGGTTCCGGTTCCAGTCAGACGTTGGGTTTGGGCTGCCCCTGGCACGGGGGGGACATTTCCCACAGCCCCGGGGAGATTCCATTCTTTTAtctatttcccatttcccacttCCCTTTCCCATGTCTCATTTCCAGTTCCCGTTTCCATTTCCTGTTCCCGTTTCCATTTCCCGTctctcatttccatttcccGGTTCCCGTTCCCAGTTCCAGACCCTGGGCCTGGGCCAGCCCTGGTTTGAGGGGGACATTTCCCACAGCCCCGGGGGGATTCCattgttatatttattttctatgttACATTCCCATCTCTCATTCCCGTTTCCCATCTCTCATTCCTGGTTCCTGTTTCCATTTCCCGGTTCCAGACCCTGGGTTTGGGCCGCCCCTGGCGCGGGGGGGACATTTCCCGCAGCCCCGGGGGGATTCCattgttatatttattttctgtttcctatTTCCATctctcatttccatttcccGGTTCCAGACCCTGGGTTTGGGCCGGCCCTGGCGCGGGGGGGACATTTCCCGCAGCCCGGGGGGTTTACattgttatatttattttctatgttACATTCCCATctctcatttccatttcccGGTTCCAGACCCTGGGTTTGGGTCACCCCTGGCGCGGGGGGGACATTTCCCGCAGCCCCGGGGGGGGACAGAAGGTTCGGTGGCTCCGGGGGGCGCTGGCGCCGCTGCGGGGGAGGGGCGGCCTCGTCCTGCTCTTCGTCGACAGGTGAGGGggggttgggattttggggattttgggggattttgggggatttggggttttggggattttgggggattttgggggattttgggggatttttttccgGTGATTTGACcatttttgggtgatttttgggaGATTCTGGGGTGATTTCcagtgattttggggtgctttttgggatgattttgggacaattttgggatgattttgggggtgatttttggctgatttttgggctgatttggggatgattttgggggtgatttttggCTGATTTTTGGGCTGATATTTGGGTCTGATTTTGGGGatgatttgggggttttgtggcTGATTTTTGGGCTGATatttgggctgattttggggatgattttgggctgattttggggaTGATTTGTGATATTTGGCTGAtttttgggctgattttggggctgatttttgggctgatttttgggctgattttgggatgattttgggatgattttgggatatttttgggctgattttggggttattttggagTTATTTTTGGCTCTCTAACCCATTTCCCCCCAGCTACGACGTGCTGTTCCCAGGGTGAATTGGGGATGGtttttgggatgatttggggttattttggggttatttttggcTCTCTaaccccatttttccctcccccagctACGACGTGCTGTTcacaggatttggggctgatttttGGGCTGATTTGAGGTTattttgggctgattttggggtgtttttggggtctctaACCCCgtttttccctccccagctaCGACGTGCTGTTCCCAGGGTGaatttgggatggtttttgggatgatttggggttatttttggggttattttgggatattttacCTCTCTAACCCATTTTCCCCCAGCTATGacgtgctgctggcagcagggccccaggagctcctgtccAAGTTCCGTGCCTCGGGGGCCGGGGTGCTGTTCCCAGGGttatttggggttattttggggttatttttggggatattttgggatattttggctCTCTAACCCCATTTTCCCCCAGCTATGacgtgctgctggcagcagggccccaggagctgctgtccaaGTTCCGTGCCTCGGGGGCCGGGGTGCTGTTCCCAGGATGATTTGGGGATGGTTTTTGGGGATgatttggggatattttgggatattttacCTCTCTAACCCCATTTTCCCCCAGCTATGacgtgctgctggcagcagggccccaggagctgctggccaagTTCCGTGCCTCGGGGGCCGGGGTGCTGTTCCCAGTGTgatttggggttatttttgggatgatttggggttatttttgggatgatttggggatattttgggatattttggctCTCTAACCCATTTTCCCCCAGCTATGacgtgctgctggcagcagggccccgggagctgctggccaagTTCCGTGCCTCGGGGGCCGGGGTGCTGTTCCCAGGATGATTtggggatggttttggggttattttggggatattttgggatattttacCTCTCTAACCCCATTTTCCCCCAGCTAtgatgtgctgctggcagcagggccccgggagctgctggccaagTTCCGTGCCTCGGGGGCCGGGGTGCTGTTCCCAGTGTGATTTGTGGttatttttgggatgatttggggttatttggggatattttggctCTCTaaccccatttttccccagctatgacgtgctgctggcagcagggccccgggagctgctggccaagTTCCGTGCCTCGGGGGCCGGGGTGCTGTTCCcagggttattttggggttatttttggggtatttttggggttattttgggatattttacCTCTCTaaccccattt
This sequence is a window from Oenanthe melanoleuca isolate GR-GAL-2019-014 chromosome 25, OMel1.0, whole genome shotgun sequence. Protein-coding genes within it:
- the ZNHIT1 gene encoding zinc finger HIT domain-containing protein 1; its protein translation is MMGEKKTSARVPEGAPRRVLDGATRQRRLHRQLEALENDNFGDDPQAGLPRPGKRLPHFSDTAETGKKKKKTRGDHFKLRFRKNFQALLEEQNLSAAEGPNYVSAAAAPSRLPQRHFCAVCGFPSGYTCVTCGARYCCSRCLGTHQDTRCLKWTV